The genomic region AGCAAGAATAAGTTCATGGCCAAGGCATATAATCTGGCCGTGTCCAACGGAATTGGAATGTCACTCTCTTCCTCGGATGCCACCAACTTCAATCCCAACAGCACGTATGCAGCCCCCCCTTTTGCGGTATTCGGCGCGAAGAGCAACCTTGTCATTCACAAGAGATGTCGACCCGCTGACATATTTTGTAGGCTTCTGATGGCCAAGGGTGCCCCGGATGTGCTCCTCCAGCGATGCTCGCACATTGTCGGCGCGGATGGCCAGGTCATGCCCCTGACTGAGCAGATGAACGCCGACATCAAGCAACTCAAGGACAAGTGGTCGTCCGAGGGCAAGCGCGTCATCCTGCTCGCCCGAAAGGTCCTAGACGCGGACAGATTTATGCCCAGCGACTCCTCAGACAGGGAAGAGCTTCTGTTGGGAGAGTTGAAGACGGACCTGACCCTGGTCGGACTGCTGGCCTTGATCgatccgcctcgccctgaGATCCCGGATGTCATGCGAacgctgcgcggcgccgggatCCGTACATTCATGGTGCGTGCagcttgacggcgccgatTAACGCACGATGTGTCTCCTTTCCACCCCCGGAGATCAGAAGCGCTAACCTTGGCTTTTTGTCTCTCTTAGGTCACTGGCGACTTTGGCCTCACGGCTCTGGCGATTTCTCGGCAATGCGCCATGGTCACGTCGGCTAATATCCACGACAGCTCCGCGCTCGCACGCTTCCCGAcgcgaccgaccgacgagaAGCACCCGTCACAGGACTCACCACCGGACGCCGCGTTGGTCCTCACCGGAAGCGACCTCATGAAGCTCAACGACAACCAGTGGGAGCAGGTCTGCTCGTACCCGGAAATCGTCTTCTCCCGCACCACGCCCGACCAGAAGCTCCGCATAGTCCGCGAGTTCCAGGCCCGCGACCAGGTCGTGGGcatgacgggcgacggcgtcaacgacgcgccggcgctcaaggccgcggACATTGGCATCAGCCTTGCCACCGGCTCTGACATTGccatcgaggcggccgacatGGTCCTCCTTGACTCCTTCGCGGCCATCGTGGAGGCCGTTCGCTACGGGAGACTCGTGTTCGACAACCTGAAGAAGATTATCTCCTATctcctgcccgccggctcGTGGTCCGAGTTTTGGCCCGTGTTTACCAATGTCATCTTTGGACTGCCGCAAATCTTGTCTTCGTTCCTCATGATCATCATCTGGTATGCCCGCCACTGCCTGTTGTTtttctcccccctcccctcccccggctcAGACATGGAACTCCTGTGTCGTCGCGTGATCGTGTCTGCAGCCCACTGACTGTGTTGAACAACAGTTGCTTTACCGACTGCATTGGTGCCATTGTGCTGGCGTACGAGAAGCCGGAAGCGGATCTGCTTCTCCGGGCCCCGCGCAACCTCAAGACGACCAAGCTCGTCAACTGGAAGCTCATGTTTCAGGCCTACGCGGTTGTCGGCATGATCGAAACGACCTTGTCTTTCACCATGGCGTACTGGTACCTAGAACGGAAGGGAATCCACTTCGGCGACCTCTGGTTCAAGTTTGGCGAGATCCCTGCCGACATCGATCCCGACTACTACAATGCTCGTCTGAACGAGGCCAGTTCCATCTACTTTATCAACTTGGTCGTTATGTAAGTTTTTCCTTCTCGTAGTCTCCTTCGTTTTCTCAACGCTCTTCCTTGTGCTTACTCGTCTCCTTAGGCAATGGTTCAATCTGATGGCCGTCCGAACCCGACATCTCTCCATCTTCCAGCACCCTCCCGCGTTCAACAAGGCTACGCAGAACCTCTTGCTCTTCCCGGCCATCGCTCTCACCCTGGGCATTGCTGTTATCTGGCTCTATATCCCCACGCTTCAAGAGGTCCTCAGCACGTCGGGTGTTCCCGCCGAGCACTACTTCCTTCCGGGCGCTCTGGGCCTGGGCCTTCTCAGTCTCGATGAGGGTCGGAAGGCCTGTGTTCGTCGCTGGCCCAACGGTATACTCGCAAAGATGGCATGGTAGTGGAGGGGAAAAGTTTGGAGGGTTGGACGGAAAGTGCCTTTTCCGCACGCACGGCAATGATCCCCAGCCCTCTGCTGTTGCTTTTTCTGCCGTCCTGTTCTGTCATTGATATAGACTATCGTTCTATCGCCACAGTCTTCATTTCTCCCATTATATCCTTGTCTCTTTAATAAATGTAGCTGCCATAAAATGTAAATAGAAAGAAATATACCGTTTGACTTTGAACGCTTCAACACACAGGAGCAAGAGAAACGAAGAATGTCCGCCCTTCGACAAGAtggagcagctgcgcaaaGGCCTCGTGTGCCTGTCGACGAGAGTACTACAAGACTATCGTGAGGGAGCCCGAAATAGATGCGGCCCGTAGCACGTGTAAGTGATCGAGCCAATCCAGCCCCCCGTCACAAAACGTTAGGGGCAGCGACGGTGCCTGAGCGGAGTGGCGTCGCGGGATAAGATGGGGCCAACTTTCCGCCGTCTTAGGTTGCACGCGGCGGACCCGAGTTTAGGCTATAAGAGCGTGGGCTCTCAGGGACAAAGACCCCCCGTAGTCAACCAACCCAGCCCTGCAACGGCCTTGGCGACGAACGATCGGGCGGAATAAGACAATTCCAATTGCTACTCATTGGGAAAATTGCGGCTGGATTCTTCGTTGCGGTCGGAGCAACTACGAGTGGACAGTAGGCATGTGCTCGGACAACATCAAGTAGCGCGTAGACGCACAACCGAATAAAGGGACGATGTATACAAGGACGTAGACACTTGGCAAACCACGCACATCCAGAAGCAGGTTCGTGGTAAAAATCTTCTCATCACAGTTGAGGCGATTGTTCTCCGTCTAGTCGTGCTACCTGTACATTATACAGTATATAGGCTGTAATCAACTCCACAAGAATGTGTGCCGATGCCCATAAGCATCACGGCTGACCCGTTCCATCGAAACTGGAGATGTAGGACATAGTTTATGTTCAGAGCGCTATCCTTGACGGACAATGATGTGCTCGGGTCCAAAAGTTGTAATTAGCGGCCCGCTGTCCCTGCCAAGTGAGCCTCAGCTGCATCAGCACGGGGTGGTGATCGTGGCTGCTTTGGGCTGCAGAAGTAAAATTAGCATCACCGGCGCCGTCAGCAGTTCCTGGTTAGGATCGCGCGCACCAGTGTAAAAAATTGAAGCTTTCTCTATTTGGGAAATCAGTGCGCTGGGTCTGGGGTGCAAAAATGTTGCTTGTCGATCGTGAAAGGATGAATGATCGTCGAGTATTTAATCCTCGTGGTCACCAGGGCTTTGTCGATCTTGTTCTCAACCAgcaagcccagccagccaacagACACTCGGTTCTCACCTCGACTCTCAAAGAATCCTCCTcgagaaaaaaaaactcTCTGCATTCAACATGAAGTtcaccgcggccgccgcttgcctcgtggcaatggcctcgacTGTGGTCAGCGCCTATCCGGTCACCGGGTCGGTGCTCAACTGCCGCGCCTCGCCAGACACGTCCTCGGCCATTAAGAAGACCTACAAGAAGGGCGATAACGTCGACATCAGTTGCCAGACCGAGGGACCCTCGGTCGAGGGCAATAGCATCTGGGACAAGACGCAGGATGGCTGCTACGTCGCCGACTTTTACGTCAAGACGGGCTCCTCGGGCTACGTCAAGGACAAGTGC from Purpureocillium takamizusanense chromosome 12, complete sequence harbors:
- a CDS encoding uncharacterized protein (COG:P~TransMembrane:10 (i140-167o179-198i338-363o369-389i848-870o876-898i919-947o982-999i1020-1039o1051-1069i)~EggNog:ENOG503NUZM) → MAPETSLAWHDGDIEKDRATRHDRNTAGAAAASRRSVSRRRSRSESRNRRTIDPATAIPIQYRSLSQDIDEAERDQKINRDKAKDAVVLKFETIDWHKRSIEDVEKRLEVDPSTGVSAREAEARLTKHGKNKISPLPNPWFWKIVGYFFKGFGGMLCVGGILVFISWKPLGDPPQVANLALGIVLIAVFIIQAAFNAWQDYSSSRVMHSITAMLPESCHVIRDGRQVELSAMDIVPGDILLLKAGNRIPADVRYIQVSHDMSTDRAVLTGESKPVKGTLDSTDENYLETRNIGLQGTHCVSGTATGIVVATGDSTVFGQIAKLTGQPKSQLTTIEKEILRFVLLIFAIMVTWIVVLAAVWGGWLRKEHPGWISVPALIVSCVSVAIAYIPEGLPIAVTASLTITANLMKKNQILCKSLKTVETLGAVSVICSDKTGTLTSNRMSVADCALSTTTFTLDSATEAMARKNNPGLEQLRAVAGLCNAATFDAETLTRPLSERRIFGDATDQASLRFAEGLGPVSDLLKVWKLTFELAFDSKNKFMAKAYNLAVSNGIGMSLSSSDATNFNPNSTLLMAKGAPDVLLQRCSHIVGADGQVMPLTEQMNADIKQLKDKWSSEGKRVILLARKVLDADRFMPSDSSDREELLLGELKTDLTLVGLLALIDPPRPEIPDVMRTLRGAGIRTFMVTGDFGLTALAISRQCAMVTSANIHDSSALARFPTRPTDEKHPSQDSPPDAALVLTGSDLMKLNDNQWEQVCSYPEIVFSRTTPDQKLRIVREFQARDQVVGMTGDGVNDAPALKAADIGISLATGSDIAIEAADMVLLDSFAAIVEAVRYGRLVFDNLKKIISYLLPAGSWSEFWPVFTNVIFGLPQILSSFLMIIICCFTDCIGAIVLAYEKPEADLLLRAPRNLKTTKLVNWKLMFQAYAVVGMIETTLSFTMAYWYLERKGIHFGDLWFKFGEIPADIDPDYYNARLNEASSIYFINLVVMQWFNLMAVRTRHLSIFQHPPAFNKATQNLLLFPAIALTLGIAVIWLYIPTLQEVLSTSGVPAEHYFLPGALGLGLLSLDEGRKACVRRWPNGILAKMAW